The following proteins are co-located in the Candidatus Nitrotoga sp. AM1P genome:
- a CDS encoding EAL domain-containing response regulator, translating into MTSPIATILIVDDEPKNRSLLEVLLKPEGYLTVTANSGEEALAMVAEQPPDLILLDVMMPGMDGYDVATKLKANPATRNLPIIMLSALDDRDSKLTGLNAGAEDFLTKPIDRAELWVRVRNLLRLKEYSDFLAEHNQLLEQAVRGRNEEITERKRAETQIIRLNRLYAILSGINAAIVRIRNRQELYTEACRIAVEHGHFRMAWIGSVDSQGTGLSPLAWSGFNEGYLDKITQAIRNNEADTLVLAMRALQEKTPVVCNDIDSDPKLAYWHIDARQRSYRSMGIFPLMEDNQPVGLFVLYASEPNFFDMEEIKLLTELTANISYALEYIKKEEKLNYLAYNDVLTGLPSRTLFHDRLVQALTNAHRHMDRLGVLFIDLDNFKNVNDSLGHHAGDMLLKQVAAMFSVCMREGDTVARLGGDEFVVILDSMTSEDDAWMVSQKILKLMAKPLTIEGHELLVTCSIGIALYPKDGEDAKALLQSADGALYLAKNKGRNNAQFCTAEMNAKALERLTLENDLRQAINRQEFLLHYQPRVDLISGEITGMEALVRWQHPVQGLLYPIKFIPVAEESGLIVPLGEWVLRTACEQNKAWQLAGLQPVSIAVNLSARQFKQQDLVEIVTRILKETELDPSYLELELTESMVMQNVEAAIATLSQFQAIGVKLAIDDFGIGYSSLNYLKHFPISFLKIDQSFVRDITTNRDDAIIAKIIISMAHDLGLKVIAEGVETDGQKSFLSLHHCDEMQGYFFSMPIPAEEFEILLRERCCMSMTKP; encoded by the coding sequence ATGACTTCCCCTATAGCAACAATCCTGATTGTGGATGATGAGCCCAAAAACAGGAGCTTGCTGGAAGTTTTACTTAAGCCGGAAGGCTACCTTACCGTTACTGCTAACAGCGGAGAGGAAGCGTTGGCAATGGTGGCAGAGCAACCCCCAGACTTAATTCTGCTCGATGTCATGATGCCGGGCATGGATGGCTACGACGTGGCGACCAAGCTCAAGGCCAATCCTGCCACTCGCAACCTTCCCATTATTATGCTGTCCGCATTGGACGACCGCGATTCCAAGCTGACCGGGCTGAACGCCGGGGCAGAAGACTTTCTTACTAAGCCGATAGATCGTGCCGAGTTGTGGGTGCGCGTGCGCAATCTGTTACGCTTAAAAGAATACAGCGACTTTCTCGCCGAGCATAACCAGCTCCTCGAGCAGGCTGTACGCGGGCGAAACGAGGAGATCACGGAACGCAAACGCGCCGAGACTCAAATCATTCGACTCAATCGCCTCTATGCAATCTTGAGCGGCATCAATGCGGCCATTGTTCGTATTCGAAACCGGCAAGAGTTATATACTGAAGCTTGCCGTATCGCGGTGGAGCACGGCCATTTCAGGATGGCCTGGATAGGATCGGTGGACTCCCAAGGGACAGGTCTGTCACCCTTGGCTTGGTCGGGTTTTAATGAAGGATATCTTGACAAAATCACCCAGGCCATCAGGAACAATGAGGCGGATACTTTAGTACTAGCAATGCGGGCGCTACAGGAAAAAACCCCCGTTGTCTGCAACGACATTGATTCCGACCCCAAGCTTGCGTACTGGCATATAGATGCAAGGCAGCGTAGCTACCGTTCCATGGGCATATTCCCCCTGATGGAAGATAATCAGCCGGTTGGCTTATTCGTCCTCTATGCTTCAGAGCCAAATTTCTTCGATATGGAAGAAATAAAACTGCTCACCGAGCTGACCGCAAATATTTCATATGCACTGGAATATATCAAAAAGGAAGAGAAGCTCAATTACTTGGCCTATAACGATGTCCTGACTGGACTTCCCAGTCGCACCCTGTTCCATGATCGGCTCGTTCAGGCACTGACCAACGCACATCGTCACATGGATAGGCTGGGAGTTTTGTTCATTGACCTGGATAATTTCAAGAACGTAAACGACAGCCTCGGCCATCATGCCGGCGATATGTTACTGAAACAGGTTGCCGCCATGTTTTCCGTCTGTATGCGAGAGGGCGATACTGTGGCGCGGCTGGGCGGGGATGAGTTCGTGGTAATTCTGGACAGCATGACATCGGAAGACGATGCCTGGATGGTATCGCAGAAAATCCTCAAGCTTATGGCTAAGCCGCTCACTATTGAAGGCCACGAACTACTCGTCACATGCAGTATCGGCATCGCGCTCTACCCCAAAGACGGCGAGGATGCCAAGGCCCTGCTTCAGAGTGCCGATGGCGCTTTGTACCTGGCCAAGAACAAAGGCCGCAACAACGCCCAGTTCTGCACCGCCGAAATGAACGCCAAGGCACTAGAACGGCTAACGCTGGAAAACGACCTGAGACAAGCAATTAATCGCCAGGAGTTTCTGCTCCATTATCAGCCACGCGTTGATCTAATTAGCGGCGAAATTACCGGCATGGAGGCTTTGGTACGCTGGCAACATCCCGTCCAAGGCTTACTTTACCCGATCAAGTTCATCCCAGTGGCGGAAGAATCTGGTCTGATAGTGCCGCTCGGAGAATGGGTGTTGCGCACCGCCTGCGAACAAAATAAGGCATGGCAGCTTGCCGGACTACAGCCAGTAAGCATCGCCGTCAATCTTTCGGCACGTCAGTTCAAACAGCAGGATCTGGTTGAAATAGTTACCCGTATTTTGAAAGAAACTGAACTGGATCCCTCCTATCTTGAGCTGGAACTGACCGAGAGCATGGTCATGCAGAATGTAGAAGCGGCCATAGCTACACTCTCTCAATTCCAGGCGATCGGGGTGAAACTCGCGATTGACGATTTCGGCATCGGCTATTCAAGCCTGAATTACCTCAAACATTTTCCAATAAGCTTTCTTAAAATAGACCAGTCATTCGTGCGTGATATCACCACCAACCGGGATGACGCGATAATCGCCAAGATCATCATTTCCATGGCGCATGATCTGGGACTCAAAGTAATCGCCGAAGGGGTCGAAACCGATGGGCAAAAATCCTTCCTGAGTTTGCATCATTGTGACGAAATGCAGGGCTACTTTTTCAGTATGCCGATCCCAGCCGAGGAATTCGAAATTCTGCTCAGGGAGAGATGCTGCATGTCTATGACAAAACCGTGA
- a CDS encoding Tar ligand binding domain-containing protein: MIKNLTIKSRLIVTFFFIAITLLGIESISLFGMSKARDSLKTVYEDRIIALDQLTDIESLILQNRIAITASLVASTPEEISINVAKFEKNETEIDRIWDAYMATYLMPEEKILATKFADDRKKFVTQGLNPAAAALRANEVKKASRILVENIRPLYQPVGQGIKTLGKLQLSVTKQEYEEVQSRYDIIRNIIIATAIIGLGLAIWIGFMLVRAISRPLEDVVRIARGVAAGNLTQQIEVRSTNEIGQLMKALKEIHDNLVKVIGQIRDSEARTRAVLDNVDEGIIAINEGGMIEIFNPAAEQIFGYKGNEIIGKNASLLTRGSSRDQHNGSLERHQQLNKPTAPGVSREMVGVRQNGTNFPMEFKTREIRFNMGQLHIVVTRDLTASKQAEAEQKKHEQVQQRNVELEAASRMKSEFFSTMSHELRTPLNAIIGFSEVLKDGLMGDLTDEQRGYISDILESGQHQLALINDILDLSKVEAGKMILHLEPIDLPSLFSNSLSMVREKAAAQHIHLNLDIADGLGDIQADVRKVKQIVYNLLSNAVKFTPTGGDVTMRARRVSRAQVGQLTSQWAGLSFPWSNNKITDFIEISVTDSGIGIANENFGRLFKPFNQIDSSLARKFEGTGLGLAIVKSLVELHGGTVAVESAEGQGTCFTVWLPLWMTEEAVAALTEEPADSALPSPLMALRHSGERFALVVEDDDRAAELIRIQLELLNIKTLRAVSAETAFSLALQQPLALITLDILLPNMIGWEFLTRIKQIPALARIPVVIISTMADRSMGLSLGASAVLQKPISRADLYDTLTDLGLHTSVQPEQPLTILIVDDDPKAVEVIAIHLRDTSYKVIKAYGGREAIEAAYRLLPDLIVLDLLMPEVNGFDVVLALKNNPDTARIPILIVTSKQLTAEDRAALDPQVTKIMNKTVLSQGHFLNEVRCALMIRRQED; this comes from the coding sequence ATGATTAAAAATTTGACCATTAAATCGCGTTTGATCGTTACTTTTTTTTTCATTGCAATCACCCTGTTAGGAATTGAATCGATCTCCCTGTTTGGAATGAGCAAGGCGAGAGACAGTCTGAAAACCGTTTATGAGGACCGCATCATTGCGCTCGATCAGTTGACGGACATTGAATCGTTAATATTGCAAAACCGCATTGCCATAACGGCTAGTCTGGTGGCGTCGACGCCCGAAGAAATTAGCATTAATGTTGCAAAGTTCGAAAAGAATGAAACGGAAATCGACAGGATATGGGACGCCTACATGGCCACCTATCTAATGCCCGAAGAAAAGATACTGGCAACCAAATTTGCCGATGACCGTAAAAAATTCGTTACCCAGGGTTTGAATCCAGCAGCTGCCGCTTTGCGGGCAAACGAAGTAAAGAAAGCGAGTCGAATCCTCGTAGAAAATATCCGCCCCCTCTATCAACCAGTTGGGCAAGGAATCAAGACGCTTGGCAAGCTGCAATTGAGTGTGACTAAGCAGGAATATGAAGAAGTACAGAGCCGCTACGATATTATTCGCAACATTATTATCGCTACGGCAATCATTGGCCTGGGGTTGGCTATATGGATTGGCTTTATGCTGGTCCGCGCCATTTCCCGGCCGCTGGAGGACGTAGTGAGAATTGCCCGGGGTGTTGCTGCAGGCAATTTGACGCAGCAAATCGAAGTCCGCTCAACAAATGAAATTGGCCAGTTGATGAAAGCCCTGAAAGAAATACACGATAACCTGGTGAAGGTCATCGGCCAAATACGTGACAGCGAAGCGCGTACCCGTGCAGTGCTGGACAACGTGGATGAAGGCATCATTGCAATTAACGAAGGCGGTATGATCGAAATTTTCAACCCGGCCGCGGAACAGATTTTTGGCTACAAAGGGAACGAGATTATTGGTAAAAATGCCAGCCTGCTGACGCGGGGGTCAAGCCGAGATCAGCATAATGGTTCTCTTGAACGACATCAGCAATTGAACAAACCCACCGCTCCTGGAGTAAGTAGGGAAATGGTAGGCGTGCGCCAAAACGGCACAAATTTTCCGATGGAATTCAAAACGCGTGAAATCCGCTTCAATATGGGGCAGCTTCATATTGTGGTGACAAGAGATTTGACCGCCAGCAAACAAGCAGAGGCAGAGCAGAAAAAGCATGAGCAGGTGCAACAAAGAAATGTTGAGTTGGAAGCGGCTAGCCGGATGAAATCAGAATTTTTCTCTACTATGTCGCACGAACTCAGAACACCGCTTAACGCCATTATCGGTTTTTCTGAAGTGCTCAAGGATGGCCTGATGGGCGATCTGACTGATGAGCAACGTGGCTATATAAGTGACATCTTAGAGAGCGGCCAGCATCAGCTGGCTCTCATTAACGACATTCTGGATTTATCAAAAGTGGAAGCTGGCAAGATGATCCTCCACCTGGAACCGATCGATCTGCCTTCACTATTCTCCAATAGTCTGTCTATGGTCAGGGAGAAAGCTGCTGCCCAGCACATCCATCTCAATTTGGATATCGCCGATGGGCTGGGCGATATCCAGGCAGACGTACGCAAGGTCAAGCAAATCGTTTATAACCTGCTATCTAATGCGGTCAAGTTTACTCCCACAGGCGGTGATGTAACCATGCGTGCCCGCCGCGTGTCGCGCGCCCAAGTCGGTCAGCTAACCAGTCAATGGGCAGGACTGAGCTTCCCTTGGAGTAACAACAAGATTACGGATTTTATCGAAATCAGCGTTACCGACAGCGGCATCGGCATCGCTAATGAAAATTTTGGGCGGCTATTCAAACCCTTCAATCAGATTGATAGCAGTCTGGCACGCAAATTCGAAGGAACGGGATTAGGCTTGGCGATAGTAAAGAGTCTCGTTGAACTACACGGCGGCACGGTGGCGGTGGAAAGCGCCGAGGGCCAAGGCACCTGCTTCACTGTGTGGCTGCCGTTGTGGATGACCGAAGAAGCAGTTGCCGCACTGACCGAAGAACCAGCCGATTCGGCTCTCCCATCACCATTAATGGCGCTCCGCCATTCAGGAGAGCGGTTCGCCTTGGTGGTGGAAGATGACGACCGGGCGGCCGAGTTAATCCGTATCCAACTGGAATTGTTAAATATCAAAACCTTACGTGCCGTTAGCGCTGAGACTGCATTCAGCCTCGCCTTGCAACAGCCACTGGCATTAATCACGTTGGACATTTTGTTGCCCAACATGATTGGTTGGGAATTTCTCACTCGCATCAAACAAATTCCTGCTCTGGCCCGTATTCCGGTAGTGATTATTTCAACTATGGCAGACCGTAGCATGGGCCTATCTCTTGGTGCCTCGGCCGTACTACAGAAGCCAATCAGCCGTGCGGATTTGTATGATACGCTGACCGATCTTGGCCTGCACACGTCAGTACAACCCGAACAGCCGCTGACAATATTGATAGTGGATGACGATCCCAAGGCAGTGGAAGTCATTGCCATTCATCTGCGAGATACAAGCTACAAGGTAATTAAGGCCTATGGTGGGCGTGAGGCGATTGAGGCGGCATACCGTTTGTTGCCTGACCTGATCGTGCTTGACCTGCTGATGCCGGAAGTGAATGGTTTTGACGTGGTGCTGGCACTTAAAAACAACCCTGACACTGCGCGTATCCCGATTCTGATCGTTACCTCCAAACAACTCACTGCCGAAGACCGTGCCGCGCTTGATCCTCAGGTAACAAAAATCATGAACAAAACCGTATTAAGCCAAGGCCACTTCCTCAACGAGGTACGGTGTGCACTGATGATTCGCCGGCAGGAAGACTGA
- a CDS encoding aspartate carbamoyltransferase catalytic subunit encodes MNNPQLNKHGELQHLLSTEGLPAPILRGILDRAASFMNLAEGRDIKKLPLLHGKSIFNIFFENSTRTRTTFEIAAKRLSADVVNLNIGSSSASKGETLLDTVDNLCAMHADMFVVRHSASGAAHLIAKHVAPEIHVINAGDGRHAHPTQALLDMFTIRHYKQEFHNLRVAIVGDILHSRVARSQIHALTTLGVPEVRVIAPKTLLPSCVDKLGVQVYHDMTQGLRDVDVVMMLRLQNERMQDAVLPSAQEYFKYYGLTQEKLILAKTDAIVMHPGPMNRGVEIDSSVADGTQSVILPQVTFGIAVRMAVMSTLAGVGQ; translated from the coding sequence ATGAATAATCCACAACTTAATAAACATGGCGAACTGCAACACTTGCTCTCTACTGAGGGATTGCCCGCACCTATTCTGCGCGGTATTTTAGACAGAGCGGCTTCCTTCATGAATCTGGCTGAAGGTCGCGACATTAAAAAACTACCATTACTGCACGGCAAATCAATATTCAACATTTTTTTTGAGAATAGCACCCGCACCCGTACTACTTTCGAGATTGCTGCCAAGCGTCTTTCGGCCGATGTAGTCAACTTGAACATTGGCTCTTCCTCCGCCAGTAAAGGTGAAACTTTGCTTGATACGGTCGATAATTTATGCGCCATGCACGCTGACATGTTTGTAGTGCGTCACTCTGCGAGTGGCGCAGCTCACCTCATCGCCAAACACGTTGCGCCGGAAATCCATGTTATTAATGCCGGTGACGGGCGCCATGCGCACCCAACACAAGCGCTGCTCGACATGTTCACCATTCGTCATTACAAGCAAGAGTTTCATAACCTGCGGGTGGCTATCGTCGGCGATATATTGCATTCGCGCGTGGCGCGTTCGCAAATTCATGCGCTGACCACCTTGGGTGTGCCGGAAGTTCGCGTCATCGCCCCCAAGACATTATTACCAAGCTGCGTCGATAAACTCGGGGTACAGGTGTATCACGACATGACGCAAGGCTTGCGTGATGTGGATGTGGTGATGATGTTACGCCTGCAGAACGAACGCATGCAGGATGCGGTGTTGCCCAGCGCACAAGAATATTTCAAATACTATGGTCTCACCCAGGAAAAATTGATACTAGCCAAAACAGATGCCATCGTGATGCACCCGGGGCCGATGAATCGTGGTGTGGAGATCGATTCCAGCGTTGCGGATGGAACACAATCAGTGATCTTGCCACAAGTCACTTTTGGTATTGCGGTACGCATGGCGGTAATGAGCACCTTGGCGGGAGTGGGGCAATGA
- a CDS encoding response regulator: protein MAKILVVEDNPANMKLAVLLLQKAGYSVLSAMDAEAGLALAQTEQPDLILMDIQLPCMDGLVATALLKQNPATHTIPVIALTALAMKGDEERCRSAGCDGYIAKPLRYQELLAEIKAQLAKRDCSLYSSMEPNQEESPQ from the coding sequence ATGGCCAAAATACTGGTAGTGGAGGATAACCCCGCGAATATGAAACTGGCAGTACTTCTCTTGCAAAAGGCAGGTTACAGCGTGCTTAGCGCCATGGATGCGGAAGCTGGCTTGGCATTAGCGCAAACTGAGCAACCCGACTTAATCCTGATGGATATCCAGCTGCCTTGCATGGACGGCCTGGTCGCTACCGCACTGCTCAAGCAGAATCCTGCCACGCACACCATTCCGGTCATCGCACTTACCGCCTTGGCAATGAAAGGGGATGAAGAACGTTGCCGTAGCGCCGGTTGTGACGGATATATCGCCAAACCGTTGCGCTATCAGGAATTGTTGGCAGAGATCAAGGCACAATTGGCGAAGCGTGATTGTTCGTTATACTCTTCAATGGAGCCGAATCAAGAAGAAAGTCCCCAATGA
- a CDS encoding dihydroorotase, whose protein sequence is MNIQIINGHLIDPKNQIDGLCDLFIVAGKVAAVGSAPAGFVAQQVIDATGLVVAPGLIDLAARLREPGYEYKATLESEMEAAVAGGITTLACPPDTDPPLDEPGLVEMLKYRARELNKARVYPVGALTYRLKGAELTEMAELADAGCIAFSQADAALTDTRVLMRAMQYAATFDFSVWLRPQDSFLARDGVAHDGEVATRLGLPAIPVCAETIALSTILQLARETGVRLHICRISSAEGVALVRAAKQQGLTLTCDVSANHVHLSEMDIGFFDANCYLVPPLRSQRDRDALHAGLLDGSIDAICSDHTPVDEDAKQLPFAEAEAGATGLELLLPLVLKWAKQGRRALADGLAKITLQPARILGLDAGHLSVGAAADVCVFDPEIYWKIEPAALKSQGKNTPFFGMELQGRVRYTLVDGQLVYQSKASQ, encoded by the coding sequence ATGAATATCCAGATTATCAATGGGCATTTAATTGATCCTAAAAATCAGATTGATGGCCTCTGCGATTTATTTATCGTAGCGGGTAAAGTGGCTGCTGTGGGCAGCGCGCCAGCAGGTTTTGTGGCGCAACAAGTGATTGATGCGACAGGTCTTGTGGTTGCCCCCGGCTTGATCGATCTTGCCGCACGTCTGCGCGAACCGGGTTACGAATACAAGGCCACGCTTGAATCCGAGATGGAAGCAGCCGTAGCCGGCGGCATCACGACACTGGCATGCCCGCCGGATACCGATCCACCACTGGATGAACCGGGTCTGGTAGAGATGCTCAAGTATCGCGCTCGTGAATTAAATAAAGCGCGTGTTTATCCGGTGGGCGCGCTGACCTATAGGCTGAAAGGTGCGGAACTTACCGAGATGGCTGAGCTGGCCGATGCCGGTTGTATCGCCTTCAGTCAAGCCGATGCTGCGCTTACTGACACGCGTGTGCTGATGCGCGCCATGCAATATGCCGCCACCTTTGATTTCAGTGTTTGGCTGCGCCCGCAGGACAGCTTTCTTGCACGCGACGGTGTGGCACACGATGGCGAAGTGGCGACGCGTCTGGGCTTACCCGCCATTCCGGTGTGTGCAGAGACCATTGCGCTGTCCACCATATTGCAACTAGCGCGTGAGACCGGCGTGCGGCTGCACATCTGTCGCATCTCCAGTGCAGAAGGAGTGGCACTGGTACGTGCCGCCAAACAACAGGGGTTGACGCTTACCTGCGATGTGTCTGCCAACCATGTGCACCTGTCCGAAATGGATATCGGTTTCTTTGATGCCAACTGCTATTTGGTGCCACCATTGCGCAGTCAACGCGATCGCGATGCTCTGCATGCCGGTTTGCTCGACGGATCAATAGACGCAATTTGTTCCGATCACACACCCGTGGACGAGGATGCCAAGCAACTGCCTTTCGCCGAGGCAGAAGCAGGCGCTACCGGACTGGAATTGCTGCTACCGCTGGTGCTCAAGTGGGCGAAACAGGGCCGTCGTGCGCTCGCCGATGGTCTCGCCAAGATCACGCTACAACCGGCGCGTATATTAGGTCTGGACGCTGGACATCTGTCTGTCGGAGCCGCTGCCGATGTGTGCGTGTTCGATCCTGAAATATACTGGAAGATTGAACCTGCAGCATTGAAAAGCCAAGGTAAAAACACGCCATTTTTCGGTATGGAGTTGCAGGGTCGCGTGCGCTATACCTTGGTTGATGGTCAACTTGTTTACCAATCAAAGGCTAGTCAATAG
- the ruvX gene encoding Holliday junction resolvase RuvX, translated as MHHSQSMRDMPDEGVVITVSGILLGFDFGTKRIGVAVGNSISCTARPLITLHGEHNGQRFAAIGELIREWEPSALVVGLPSHDDGTPHELTRLCRRFAQRLKGRFNLPTILVDERYTSTAASSQLTEMGVRGIKQKPLLDQVAAQQILQAYFDEPAIEQIP; from the coding sequence ATGCATCACTCTCAGAGTATGCGGGACATGCCTGACGAGGGCGTAGTTATCACGGTATCCGGTATTTTGCTGGGATTTGATTTTGGCACTAAACGCATCGGCGTGGCGGTGGGCAATTCAATTTCCTGCACCGCACGACCATTAATAACCTTGCATGGCGAACATAATGGGCAGCGCTTTGCTGCCATCGGTGAGCTTATCCGTGAATGGGAGCCATCTGCACTAGTAGTGGGGTTACCCAGTCATGATGATGGCACGCCACACGAACTGACCCGCTTATGTCGTCGTTTCGCTCAGCGCCTCAAGGGGCGCTTTAATTTGCCTACCATTTTGGTGGACGAACGATATACTTCCACTGCTGCAAGTTCGCAGCTGACTGAAATGGGTGTACGGGGTATCAAACAAAAACCGCTGCTCGACCAAGTCGCGGCGCAACAAATTCTGCAAGCCTACTTTGATGAGCCCGCAATAGAACAAATTCCATGA
- a CDS encoding YqgE/AlgH family protein, with amino-acid sequence MLQLDFRHHFLIAMPAMADSSFAKTLVYICEHNEQGALGIIVNRPTNLTLSELFEQTKIPMGEFESSSMPVYFGGPVQTDRGFVLHKPVGQWQSTLAINDNLGLTTSKDILLAVGAGLEPKNMLLTLGYSGWAQGQLEHELTQNAWLTVPASEHILFELPSEERLLAAMALLGVDYASLSEYAGHA; translated from the coding sequence ATGCTGCAACTTGATTTCAGACATCATTTTCTCATTGCCATGCCAGCCATGGCAGACTCTTCTTTTGCCAAGACACTTGTTTACATTTGTGAACACAATGAACAAGGTGCATTGGGCATTATAGTGAACCGCCCGACCAATCTCACACTTAGCGAGTTGTTCGAACAAACTAAAATTCCGATGGGTGAGTTTGAATCAAGTAGCATGCCGGTGTATTTTGGCGGGCCGGTGCAGACTGATCGGGGGTTTGTATTACATAAACCGGTGGGTCAATGGCAATCTACTTTGGCCATAAACGACAATCTTGGCCTGACAACCTCCAAGGATATTCTGCTAGCGGTAGGTGCAGGATTAGAACCCAAAAACATGCTGCTGACCTTGGGCTATTCCGGCTGGGCACAGGGGCAATTAGAGCATGAATTAACACAAAACGCCTGGCTTACTGTCCCAGCTTCCGAACACATTTTATTCGAGTTACCTTCAGAGGAACGCTTACTTGCTGCAATGGCGCTACTGGGAGTAGATTATGCATCACTCTCAGAGTATGCGGGACATGCCTGA